GGGCCACGTAGGTGCAGCGATAGCGCCGGTTGGGCGGGAGCCAGGTGGCGGTATCGCCGTCGCCCTTGGCCTGGTTGGTGGGACCGTCGACGGCCTGAAGATTGCGCGGGTCGTTCGCGAAGTCGCGCCGTTCGTCGGACGACAGCTGCTGCGCGCCCTTCTGCCACGCATCCGACAGCGCCACCAGGTGATCGATCTGCACCGCCGCGGACGACGACTCGCCCCGGGTGAACGCGATCGTCTTGCCGGTGTACGCATCATCGAGGGTGCCGGCGGCGACGACGCAGTCGCGGGTGCCGGCCTTCGCGACGACACCGGTCAGGTCGCGGCGCAGGATGTCGTTGCGGGTGTCGCAGCCGTTGTGCCCGAACTCGACGTTCACGTCGTCGCTCCAGCGCTGGCCGAACAGGTCGCGCGCGTACCCGGTCTTCGGCGCGCGGCCCTTGACCGGCAGCGTGCCCAGGGTGGTCAGTGCGGCGGTCGCGGCCTGATCGGCGCTCCCGGTGTCCCGGCTCGTCGGTGCCGCCGCGGTGGTGGTGTCCGCTGTCCGGTCCGTACCGGATGTGGCAACGGCCGACGACGAGTCCGCGGCCTGCATGGTGTCCTGCGGGCCGCAGCCGGACAGCGACAGCACCGCGCCGACCGCTGCGGCGAGCACGACACGTCGTCGAGCAGTGACTTTCACTCCGACCCCCGGGTAACTGAAGACTCTCGCCCCAGTATCGCGGATCGACGCGTAGGGTCCGAAATCGTGAGCCTCGACCAGAATTCCTCCGATACCCAGCCCGTCGTCACCGTGATCGCGGGCGAGATCCGCGGAACCACCACCGGCGGCATCAGCGCCTTCCTCGGGATCCCGTACGCCGCACCGCCGACGGGCCGGGCGGCTTTCGAGCCGCCGGCCCCCGCCGAGCCGTGGACGGGAGTCCGCGATGCGACGTCGTACGGCCCGACCGCGCCGCAGGTCGGCTATCCGGCACCGATCGCCGCGATCCTCGACAACGTCATCGAACTCGGTGACGACTACCTCAACCTGAACGTCTGGACGCCGGACCCGAATGCCGACGGGCTGCCGGTGATGGTGTGGATTCACGGCGGGGCGTTCGCGCGCGGCTCCAATCGTCTTCCGATGTACGCCGGGGACACCTTCGCCCGCGACGGAGTGGTCGCGGTCGGTATCAACTACCGGCTCGGTGTTCCCGGCTTCGGGTCGGTCGACGGGGCTCCGGAGAATCGCGGTCTGCTCGACCAGATCGCCGCGCTGACCTGGGTGCGCGAGAACATCGCCGCCTTCGGCGGCGACCCCGCGCGGGTGACGATCTTCGGGGAGTCGGCGGGCGCGATGAGCGTCGCGTCACTTCTCTCCTCGCCACTGGCCGAGGGGCTGTTCCAGCAGGCGGTGATGGAGAGCGGCGGCGGGCACATCGCCGCCGACCCCGCCGATGCGCGCCGGGTGACGGCGCGGATCGCCGAGATCGCCGGGGTCTCGGCCGACGTCGACGGCCTCGCCTCGCTGTCCCGCGAGGCACTGCTCTCCGCGCAGACGCAGGCGGCGCTCGAGCTGACACTGAACCCGGACCCGGCGATCTGGGGCCGCACCGTCGTCGACCAGGGCATGGGCATCATGGGGGTGTTCCCGGTGCTCGACGGTGCGGTGCTGCCGGACGTCCCGGTGGCCTCGATCGCCGCGGGCGCCGGGCGCGGTGTGCCGCTGCTGGCCGGCTGGAACGCCGACGAGTTCCGCTTCTTCCTGGTTCCGACGGGGGTGGCCGCGATGGCGACTCCAGAACTGGCCCGCGGCATGCTGCTGCGCTCGAATATGGACACCGCCGACCTGGATGCCCGCCTGGCCGCGGGGGAGTCGGCCGGCGACGCGCTGTGCGCGGCGCTGACCGCGGTCGCGTTCGCGCTGCCGACGCGGGCGATCGCCGAGCTGCGGGCGGACTCGGCGACGTACCTGTTCGAGTTCGACTCCCCGAGCCCGGTCGCCGACATCCGCGCCGGCCACGCGGTGGAGATCCCGTTCGTCTTCGACCACCTCGCCGATGCGGAGCGGCTCGCCGGACCGGAGCCGGATCAGCGGGTCGCCGACGACATGCACGGCGCCTGGGTCCGCTTCGCCGTCACCGGCGATCCCGGCTGGCCCGCCGGGGAGATCCACCGCTTCGCCTGACCCGCCGGAGTCAGTGGACGAGGAGTCCGGCCAGCATCCCGGCGACGTCGGTGATCGGCATCCCCGACACGCCACCGGGCGCCCCCGCCGTGCGCTCGGAGCCGGGGATGTCCGGCCCACGATCGACGTAGGGGGTCGGCGTCTCGCCGCGGAGGATCGTCACCAGGTTCCCGAACGCGGTCGAATCGGGATCTTCGAGGTACGCCGAGTGCGCGTCCATCCCCGCGACCAGCGCGCCGGGATGCTTGCCGTGCGGACCGTAGAACCCGGTGTCCAGGCGCTGCACGCCGGGCACCGAGTCCGGATCGCCGCCGTGCACGGCGCCGCCGTACCGCTGCGCCACGTGGATCGGATCGCCGGGCGGGGTCATCGAATAGCGGTGGACGTCCGGGTTCGGGTCGTGCCACGGCGTGTGGGCGACGCCGATGCCCGCGGAGGAGGCGAAGACGACGTTGTCGGCGCGCAGACCGTACTGCTCGGCGGTGCCGAGCACCGAACCGCCGTACGAGTGGCCGATGTAGGTGGTCGGCGCACCGGGTGCCTGCGCGGCGATCTCGGCGTCGAGGGCGCGGCCGAAGCCGACCAGCGAGGCGCCCATCGTCGCGGCCGGTCCCGGGTCGACCGCGGTGCCGGTGACGCCCAGCGGGTCGCCCAGAGTGCTGTGCCCGCCCTCCGGGGCGATCCGCTGCGGCAGGTCGCCGTCGCAGTAGACGAAGACCGGGGCGCCCGAGCGGGCGGCCAGTTCGGCCGCCTTGCTCCGTGACTTGTCGCTGTTCCCGAGGTGGGAGCCGGTCCCCGGGATCAGCACTCCGACGCCGGGCACCCCGGGATGCAGCTCGCCGACCTGCTCGATGTAGCGGCCGTTGCCCGCGAGAGAGAAGGCGATGAACGTGCGGGGGACGAGTTCTCCGTCGCGGCCCCGCACCGGACGGAGGAGATCGGCGAGTTCACGGGCGCGGGATCCGCCGCCGCGGCCCTCCGCGTATTCCACGGCCAGCGCCACGCGGATGTTCACGTTGTTGGCCCGGGCCCGGTCGGCGAACGGGATGCCGTCGAGGTTGCCGAGTGTTTCCGGTCGCGTCGCGAGCAGGACGT
The nucleotide sequence above comes from Gordonia sp. PP30. Encoded proteins:
- a CDS encoding alpha/beta hydrolase, encoding MISLSAVRAWPLEQLEPATGTVDRGAESIFGGTGRAQSAMSGGGDWIGATHDAAGRAIEIQAARGKRLVTALEAVAADGRRASGELIPMRSELLKLVGAAEAAGFTVTDDGRVTHTAAERSADASYLAGRITPLLHRIGDLDAEIGRGLTERAGQLTGHGRLIAAPGGGWDMPVGAIEALKRMPPQARRAYWESLWPEEIDVLLATRPETLGNLDGIPFADRARANNVNIRVALAVEYAEGRGGGSRARELADLLRPVRGRDGELVPRTFIAFSLAGNGRYIEQVGELHPGVPGVGVLIPGTGSHLGNSDKSRSKAAELAARSGAPVFVYCDGDLPQRIAPEGGHSTLGDPLGVTGTAVDPGPAATMGASLVGFGRALDAEIAAQAPGAPTTYIGHSYGGSVLGTAEQYGLRADNVVFASSAGIGVAHTPWHDPNPDVHRYSMTPPGDPIHVAQRYGGAVHGGDPDSVPGVQRLDTGFYGPHGKHPGALVAGMDAHSAYLEDPDSTAFGNLVTILRGETPTPYVDRGPDIPGSERTAGAPGGVSGMPITDVAGMLAGLLVH
- a CDS encoding carboxylesterase family protein, which produces MSLDQNSSDTQPVVTVIAGEIRGTTTGGISAFLGIPYAAPPTGRAAFEPPAPAEPWTGVRDATSYGPTAPQVGYPAPIAAILDNVIELGDDYLNLNVWTPDPNADGLPVMVWIHGGAFARGSNRLPMYAGDTFARDGVVAVGINYRLGVPGFGSVDGAPENRGLLDQIAALTWVRENIAAFGGDPARVTIFGESAGAMSVASLLSSPLAEGLFQQAVMESGGGHIAADPADARRVTARIAEIAGVSADVDGLASLSREALLSAQTQAALELTLNPDPAIWGRTVVDQGMGIMGVFPVLDGAVLPDVPVASIAAGAGRGVPLLAGWNADEFRFFLVPTGVAAMATPELARGMLLRSNMDTADLDARLAAGESAGDALCAALTAVAFALPTRAIAELRADSATYLFEFDSPSPVADIRAGHAVEIPFVFDHLADAERLAGPEPDQRVADDMHGAWVRFAVTGDPGWPAGEIHRFA
- a CDS encoding DUF1524 domain-containing protein; the protein is MLAAAVGAVLSLSGCGPQDTMQAADSSSAVATSGTDRTADTTTAAAPTSRDTGSADQAATAALTTLGTLPVKGRAPKTGYARDLFGQRWSDDVNVEFGHNGCDTRNDILRRDLTGVVAKAGTRDCVVAAGTLDDAYTGKTIAFTRGESSSAAVQIDHLVALSDAWQKGAQQLSSDERRDFANDPRNLQAVDGPTNQAKGDGDTATWLPPNRRYRCTYVARQIEVKAAYRLWVTPAEKAAMTRVLTGCGGTAPADENTSTTTPGETPETPRPRPLVETPQAGGDVYYENCAAVRAAGKAPLLRGEPGYSAKLDRDGDGIACE